One Bacillus sp. 1780r2a1 DNA segment encodes these proteins:
- the hslO gene encoding Hsp33 family molecular chaperone HslO, whose amino-acid sequence MSDYLVKALAYNNQVRAYAVKTTEAVGEAQRRHYTWPTASAALGRTMSAGVMMGAMLKGEQKLTIKVEGGGPIGAILVDSNAKGEVRGYVTNPQTHFDLNKHGKLDVARAVGTGGTLSVVKDVGMRDQFNGQVPIVSGELGEDFTYYFVTSEQVPSSVGVGVLVNPDNSILAAGGFIIQLLPGTDEATISAIEQRLETIEPISKLIQRGLTPEEILEEVLGKDNLKILETMPVQFKCQCSKERIGNAIISLGKDEIQSMIDEDGKAEAQCHFCNEMYHFPAEELKEMKEEAI is encoded by the coding sequence ATGAGTGACTACTTAGTCAAAGCTTTAGCATATAATAATCAAGTTCGTGCCTACGCTGTGAAAACAACGGAAGCAGTAGGCGAAGCGCAGCGTCGCCATTATACGTGGCCAACAGCTTCAGCAGCATTAGGTCGTACGATGAGTGCTGGTGTAATGATGGGCGCAATGTTAAAGGGAGAACAAAAGTTAACTATAAAGGTTGAAGGTGGAGGACCAATTGGCGCAATCTTGGTAGATAGCAATGCCAAAGGGGAAGTTCGTGGTTATGTTACAAACCCACAAACGCACTTTGACCTAAACAAACATGGTAAGCTAGATGTTGCTCGTGCAGTAGGTACGGGAGGTACGCTTAGCGTAGTAAAAGACGTTGGTATGAGAGATCAATTTAATGGTCAAGTACCGATTGTATCAGGTGAATTAGGAGAAGATTTTACCTATTATTTTGTAACATCTGAACAAGTTCCTTCATCAGTGGGTGTTGGTGTTTTAGTAAACCCAGATAATTCAATTTTAGCTGCAGGTGGTTTTATTATTCAGCTGTTACCAGGAACAGATGAAGCAACAATCTCAGCAATTGAACAGCGTTTAGAAACCATTGAACCAATCTCTAAACTTATCCAACGTGGATTAACACCAGAAGAGATTTTAGAAGAAGTTCTAGGAAAAGATAACCTGAAAATTCTTGAAACCATGCCTGTTCAATTCAAATGTCAATGTTCTAAAGAGCGCATTGGCAATGCAATTATCAGCTTAGGAAAAGATGAAATTCAATCAATGATTGATGAAGATGGCAAAGCTGAAGCACAGTGTCACTTCTGCAATGAAATGTATCACTTCCCTGCTGAAGAACTTAAAGAAATGAAAGAAGAAGCTATATAA
- the pabC gene encoding aminodeoxychorismate lyase, producing the protein MYIYVNGEILERSKATISPFDHGYMYGLGLFETMRIYNGHPFLLDDHLSRLQSGLSLLNIEWTYSKEDVLTILNELLQKNNLQNAYVRLNVSAGVGEIGLQVEAYTHPSFIVYVKPMPDKKTPLVKEGVILETKRNTPESNERLKSHHYLNNILAKREVGNDMNKEGIFLTKEGFLAEGIVSNLFFVKGKTVFTPAIETGILNGITRQFICKLLSAKGIFVKEGFFTLSELLESEEIFMTNSIQEIFAIHKVGEKEFKTGEQTLTYTLQRQYEKYTSYLWSKEDVRKEVLDDKNGSKWSIY; encoded by the coding sequence TTGTACATTTATGTAAATGGAGAGATCTTAGAAAGAAGCAAAGCAACTATTTCTCCTTTTGACCATGGTTATATGTATGGCCTAGGTTTATTTGAAACGATGAGAATCTATAATGGTCATCCATTTTTATTAGATGATCATCTGAGTCGATTACAAAGCGGCTTATCGCTTTTAAATATTGAATGGACATATTCAAAGGAAGATGTACTTACAATTCTTAACGAGTTGCTGCAAAAGAATAATCTTCAAAATGCGTATGTTCGTCTAAACGTATCTGCAGGTGTAGGTGAAATTGGACTACAGGTAGAAGCATACACTCACCCATCGTTCATTGTTTATGTAAAGCCTATGCCTGATAAGAAAACCCCTCTTGTAAAAGAGGGGGTTATTCTTGAAACAAAAAGAAATACACCTGAAAGTAATGAACGTCTGAAATCCCATCATTATTTAAATAATATCTTAGCCAAAAGGGAAGTTGGAAACGATATGAATAAGGAAGGGATTTTCTTAACAAAGGAAGGGTTCTTAGCTGAAGGTATTGTTTCAAACCTTTTCTTTGTGAAAGGTAAAACCGTCTTTACTCCTGCTATTGAAACGGGAATATTAAATGGTATTACTCGCCAATTTATATGTAAGCTTTTGAGCGCCAAAGGGATTTTTGTTAAAGAAGGATTCTTTACATTATCAGAGCTTTTGGAGAGCGAAGAAATCTTTATGACAAATTCAATTCAAGAAATTTTTGCTATCCATAAAGTTGGGGAAAAAGAGTTTAAAACCGGTGAACAAACGCTAACCTATACATTACAGCGACAATATGAGAAGTATACTTCTTATTTATGGAGTAAAGAAGATGTACGAAAGGAAGTCTTAGATGACAAAAACGGTAGTAAATGGTCAATTTATTGA
- the hpt gene encoding hypoxanthine phosphoribosyltransferase, which produces MKHDIKEILISEEEIQAKVKDLGQLLTEEYQDRFPLVIGVLKGAMPFMSDLIKRIDTYLEMDFMDVSSYGKEMVSSGEVKILKDLDTSVEGRDILILEDIIDSGLTLSYLVELFKYRKAKSIRIVTLLDKPTGRKADIKADYVGFEVPDAFVVGYGLDYQEKYRNLPYIGVLKPEVYSN; this is translated from the coding sequence ATGAAGCATGATATTAAAGAAATTCTAATTTCAGAGGAAGAAATACAGGCAAAGGTAAAGGATTTAGGACAACTACTCACTGAAGAGTATCAAGATCGCTTTCCTTTAGTAATTGGTGTATTAAAAGGTGCCATGCCTTTTATGTCTGACCTAATTAAACGCATCGATACATATTTAGAAATGGACTTTATGGATGTATCAAGCTATGGTAAAGAAATGGTTTCTTCTGGTGAAGTAAAAATCTTAAAGGATTTAGATACTTCTGTAGAAGGTCGAGACATCTTAATTTTAGAAGATATTATTGATAGTGGATTAACGCTAAGCTATTTAGTAGAGTTATTTAAGTATCGCAAAGCAAAATCAATTAGAATCGTAACACTATTAGACAAACCAACTGGGCGTAAAGCGGATATTAAAGCAGATTACGTTGGCTTTGAAGTTCCAGATGCTTTCGTAGTAGGGTATGGGTTAGATTATCAGGAAAAGTATCGTAACCTACCTTACATTGGCGTGCTAAAACCAGAAGTGTATAGTAACTAA
- a CDS encoding protein kinase family protein encodes MNTTMKNLVCNLTAGTKLTGKWHHNHYTIVKQLGIGATGVVYLVHSPNGEMAALKLSFDNNSVTAEVNVLRNFSKVHGKSVGPFLFDVDDWIYRNQALSFYVMEYVKGTSLKAFIAKRGKEWVNVLAIQLLGDLHELHKEGWVFGDLKPENLVVSDQPVKVRLIDVGGTTMQGRAIKEFTDYYDRAYWGFGSRKAEPTYDLFAMAMIIIELLIGERLNKTDKPNEQLKKLLKTHNALLAHRSTLYKAVHGNYRTAHEMKQDLIEGTKGGESVTSVGNQKVRQHSPKRVKVKKKRTHFLETVLLGASVMFMYLLYLFIQVL; translated from the coding sequence GGTACAAAACTAACAGGGAAGTGGCATCATAATCATTACACCATCGTAAAGCAACTAGGCATAGGTGCAACCGGAGTTGTCTATTTGGTTCACTCGCCAAATGGAGAAATGGCAGCGTTAAAGTTAAGCTTTGATAACAACTCTGTAACGGCTGAGGTAAATGTATTACGTAACTTCTCAAAGGTCCATGGCAAGTCTGTTGGACCTTTCTTATTCGATGTAGACGACTGGATTTATCGTAATCAAGCACTCTCTTTTTATGTAATGGAATATGTAAAGGGAACATCGTTAAAAGCTTTCATTGCGAAAAGAGGCAAGGAATGGGTAAATGTACTGGCCATACAGCTATTAGGCGACTTACATGAACTACACAAGGAAGGATGGGTCTTTGGAGACTTAAAGCCTGAGAACTTGGTTGTAAGTGACCAGCCTGTCAAGGTTCGTTTAATCGATGTAGGTGGAACGACAATGCAAGGGAGAGCTATCAAAGAGTTTACAGATTACTATGATCGAGCATATTGGGGGTTTGGCTCTCGAAAAGCTGAGCCAACATATGACTTGTTTGCTATGGCCATGATTATAATCGAATTATTAATCGGCGAACGTTTAAATAAAACCGATAAACCTAATGAACAACTAAAGAAATTATTAAAAACACATAACGCTCTGTTAGCACATCGTTCTACTTTGTATAAAGCGGTTCATGGCAACTATCGTACAGCTCATGAGATGAAGCAAGATCTGATTGAAGGAACCAAGGGCGGTGAATCAGTTACATCTGTAGGTAATCAAAAGGTTCGTCAGCATAGTCCAAAGCGTGTTAAAGTAAAGAAGAAGCGTACACATTTCCTAGAAACTGTTTTATTAGGAGCATCCGTCATGTTTATGTATTTGTTATATCTTTTCATTCAAGTACTATAA
- a CDS encoding type III pantothenate kinase, with product MIFVLDVGNTNTVLGVYDGDELKYHWRIETSRNKTEDEYGMTIKALLEHVGLSFRDIHGIIISSVVPPIMFALERMCQKYFHLKPLIVGPGIKTGLNIKYENPREVGADRIVNAVAGIKLYGSPLIIVDFGTATTYCYIDEDKQYMGGAIAPGINISTEALYSRASKLPRIEIARPNSIVGKNTVSAMQAGILYGYVGQVEGIVTRMKEQSNVNPKVIATGGLATLIAKESDIIDIVDPFLTLKGLQIIYTKNME from the coding sequence ATGATTTTTGTATTAGATGTTGGAAATACGAATACTGTATTAGGAGTATATGATGGTGATGAACTAAAATATCATTGGCGCATTGAAACGAGTCGTAATAAGACAGAAGATGAATACGGAATGACAATTAAGGCACTCCTTGAGCACGTTGGTTTATCTTTTAGAGATATTCATGGTATTATTATCTCCTCTGTAGTACCACCAATTATGTTTGCATTGGAACGTATGTGCCAAAAATATTTTCATTTAAAGCCGCTTATAGTAGGCCCTGGTATTAAAACAGGTTTAAATATTAAATATGAAAACCCAAGAGAGGTTGGAGCAGACCGTATCGTCAATGCAGTAGCAGGTATTAAGCTTTATGGCAGCCCACTAATTATTGTCGATTTTGGAACAGCAACAACTTACTGTTATATTGACGAAGATAAGCAGTATATGGGAGGAGCTATCGCACCTGGTATTAACATCTCTACGGAAGCGCTGTATTCTAGAGCATCTAAGCTTCCAAGAATTGAAATTGCTAGGCCGAATAGCATTGTAGGCAAAAATACAGTTTCTGCGATGCAAGCAGGAATTTTATATGGATATGTTGGGCAAGTTGAAGGTATTGTTACACGAATGAAAGAGCAATCAAACGTAAACCCTAAAGTAATTGCAACAGGTGGTTTAGCAACATTAATCGCAAAAGAGTCAGATATTATTGACATTGTAGATCCGTTTTTAACATTAAAAGGTCTACAGATTATCTATACGAAAAATATGGAATAA
- the ftsH gene encoding ATP-dependent zinc metalloprotease FtsH codes for MNRIFRNTIFYLLIFLVIIGVVSFFSGSNQKTEAMRYDTFVGHLESGDIESLTLKPERGVYVVQGKLESYNEDQKFQTYIVDGDQALERINAAANSKEIQVKVDPADETSGWVTFFTSIIPFVIIFILFFFLLNQAQGGGSRVMNFGKSKAKLYSEEKKKVKFKDVAGADEEKQELVEVVEFLKDPRKFADLGARIPKGVLLVGPPGTGKTLLARAVAGEAGVPFFSISGSDFVEMFVGVGASRVRDLFENAKKNAPCIIFIDEIDAVGRQRGAGLGGGHDEREQTLNQLLVEMDGFGANEGIIIIAATNRPDILDPALLRPGRFDRQITVDRPDVNGREAVLKVHARNKPLDENVNLNAIAMRTPGFSGADLENLLNEAALVAARQDKKKIDMSDIDEATDRVIAGPAKKSRVISKKERNIVAYHEAGHTIIGVVLDEADMVHKVTIVPRGQAGGYAVMLPKEDRYFMTKPELLDKIVGLLGGRVAEELIFGEVSTGAHNDFQRATSIARRMVTEYGMSDKLGPMQFGQSQGGQVFLGRDIQNEQNYSDAIAHQIDLEIQQFIKDSYERARQILTENRDKLELVAQTLLKVETLDAEQIKHLVDHGTLPDRSPKSSDEDVKVNIQSKPDQEEEPKE; via the coding sequence ATGAATCGGATCTTCCGTAATACCATCTTTTATTTACTTATATTTTTAGTCATTATTGGCGTGGTCAGTTTCTTCAGTGGTTCCAACCAAAAGACTGAAGCAATGCGATATGACACATTTGTAGGACACTTGGAAAGTGGAGATATTGAATCATTAACATTGAAGCCTGAACGTGGGGTTTATGTTGTACAAGGGAAATTAGAATCTTATAATGAGGATCAGAAATTCCAAACTTACATTGTAGATGGTGATCAAGCGTTAGAGCGTATTAATGCCGCTGCAAATAGTAAGGAAATTCAGGTAAAGGTTGACCCAGCAGATGAAACAAGTGGTTGGGTAACATTCTTTACATCAATTATACCTTTTGTCATTATCTTCATTCTCTTCTTCTTCTTACTAAACCAAGCTCAAGGTGGCGGTAGCCGTGTAATGAACTTTGGTAAAAGTAAAGCGAAGCTTTACAGTGAAGAAAAGAAGAAAGTTAAGTTCAAAGATGTTGCAGGTGCAGACGAAGAGAAGCAAGAACTTGTTGAGGTTGTAGAGTTCTTGAAAGACCCTCGTAAATTTGCCGACTTAGGGGCTCGAATTCCAAAAGGTGTGCTTCTTGTAGGCCCTCCAGGAACGGGTAAAACATTATTAGCGAGAGCTGTAGCTGGTGAAGCAGGCGTGCCTTTCTTCTCAATCAGTGGTTCAGACTTTGTTGAAATGTTTGTTGGTGTTGGTGCATCACGTGTGCGTGACTTGTTTGAAAACGCAAAGAAAAATGCACCTTGTATTATCTTCATCGATGAAATTGATGCTGTAGGTCGTCAACGTGGTGCTGGTCTAGGTGGAGGTCACGATGAACGTGAACAAACTCTAAACCAATTGCTTGTTGAAATGGATGGCTTTGGTGCTAATGAAGGAATCATTATCATTGCAGCAACAAACCGCCCTGATATTTTAGATCCAGCTTTATTACGTCCAGGACGTTTTGATCGTCAGATTACTGTAGATCGTCCAGATGTAAATGGTCGTGAAGCGGTATTAAAAGTACATGCCCGCAACAAACCTTTAGATGAAAATGTGAATCTAAATGCTATTGCGATGCGTACACCAGGTTTCTCAGGAGCCGACTTAGAAAACTTGTTAAACGAAGCTGCTTTAGTAGCTGCACGACAAGATAAGAAAAAAATTGATATGAGTGATATCGATGAAGCAACGGACCGCGTAATTGCGGGACCAGCTAAAAAGAGTCGCGTTATTTCTAAAAAAGAACGCAATATTGTCGCGTACCACGAAGCTGGTCACACAATTATTGGTGTTGTATTAGATGAAGCGGATATGGTACATAAAGTAACGATTGTTCCACGTGGGCAAGCAGGCGGTTATGCTGTAATGCTTCCGAAAGAAGATCGCTATTTCATGACAAAACCAGAGCTTTTAGATAAGATCGTTGGTTTATTAGGTGGACGTGTAGCTGAGGAATTAATCTTTGGCGAAGTAAGTACAGGTGCACATAATGACTTCCAACGTGCAACAAGTATCGCAAGACGTATGGTTACTGAATACGGTATGAGCGATAAGTTAGGTCCAATGCAGTTTGGTCAGTCACAAGGTGGCCAAGTGTTCTTAGGACGTGACATCCAAAATGAACAAAACTATAGTGACGCAATTGCTCATCAAATTGATTTAGAAATTCAACAGTTCATTAAAGATAGCTACGAGCGTGCAAGACAAATCCTAACTGAAAATCGTGATAAGTTAGAACTTGTTGCTCAAACGTTATTAAAAGTTGAAACATTAGATGCTGAGCAAATCAAGCACTTGGTTGATCATGGCACGCTTCCAGATCGTTCTCCAAAAAGCAGTGATGAAGATGTAAAAGTAAACATTCAATCAAAGCCAGATCAAGAAGAAGAGCCTAAAGAATAA
- a CDS encoding anthranilate synthase component I family protein, which yields MQQRMTWGESISIPKDKWFSKYQELSVDEPHHILLESGRGGNFHIMGLNPIAILRGESNELHIIEQERRSVEKGNPLHLMRKWMKKYQTSQRKELPPFQGGAIGYISYDYVRYVEHVPTIADDPLKMPDIYFLIFDDVFVYDHHKEELWIIVNHTDEEHAKARLTSYKNQWLAKTNYTPAYEKVESVNTQTTLSMSEEEFGVAVEKIKEYIGQGDVFQVNLSVRQSQPLNTHPMHIYEQVRKINPSPYMSYMQTDEFHLVSCSPELLVKKSGVELSTRPIAGTRSRGKTNEEDNALAKELIENEKERAEHVMLVDLERNDLGRVSKYGTVCVDEFMVIEKYSHVMHIVSNVKGEIAENKDFVDVVDAVFPGGTITGAPKVRTMEIIEELEPVRRGIYTGSIGWIGYNGEMEINIAIRTMVVQDSQVHVQAGAGVVIDSNPKYEYKESLKKAMALWKAKEQSEKELSGG from the coding sequence ATGCAGCAACGAATGACATGGGGTGAATCGATTTCGATTCCGAAGGATAAATGGTTTAGTAAGTATCAAGAATTATCTGTAGATGAGCCGCATCACATATTGTTGGAGAGTGGGCGAGGCGGTAACTTTCATATTATGGGCCTTAACCCTATCGCTATTCTACGAGGAGAGTCTAACGAGCTTCATATTATAGAGCAAGAAAGACGAAGTGTTGAAAAGGGTAATCCACTGCACTTGATGCGTAAATGGATGAAGAAGTACCAAACATCTCAACGTAAAGAACTGCCTCCATTTCAAGGTGGGGCCATTGGTTATATCAGCTATGATTACGTGAGGTACGTAGAACATGTACCAACAATAGCAGATGATCCGTTAAAGATGCCTGATATTTATTTTTTAATTTTTGATGATGTCTTTGTATATGACCACCATAAAGAAGAGCTATGGATAATAGTGAACCACACAGATGAAGAACATGCTAAAGCTCGTTTAACTTCATATAAAAATCAATGGTTGGCTAAAACAAATTATACCCCTGCTTATGAAAAGGTGGAGAGCGTTAATACGCAAACAACTTTGTCAATGTCAGAGGAAGAGTTTGGTGTGGCTGTTGAAAAGATAAAAGAATACATTGGACAAGGTGATGTATTTCAAGTTAACTTATCTGTAAGACAGTCACAGCCTCTTAATACACATCCAATGCATATTTACGAACAGGTCCGAAAGATTAATCCTTCTCCATACATGTCGTATATGCAAACGGATGAGTTTCATTTAGTGAGCTGCTCACCAGAGTTGTTAGTTAAAAAGTCGGGAGTTGAGCTCAGCACGAGGCCAATCGCAGGAACAAGGTCTAGAGGAAAGACAAATGAAGAAGACAATGCACTGGCTAAAGAGTTAATTGAAAATGAAAAAGAGCGTGCTGAGCACGTGATGCTCGTTGATTTAGAGAGAAATGACTTAGGTAGAGTAAGTAAGTATGGGACTGTTTGTGTAGATGAATTTATGGTGATTGAAAAATACTCCCATGTTATGCACATCGTATCAAATGTCAAAGGTGAAATTGCTGAGAATAAAGATTTTGTAGATGTAGTAGACGCCGTATTTCCAGGAGGAACCATTACAGGTGCACCAAAGGTTCGTACAATGGAAATTATTGAAGAACTAGAGCCTGTTCGAAGAGGTATCTATACGGGATCAATTGGTTGGATAGGCTATAATGGTGAGATGGAAATTAACATCGCAATTCGCACAATGGTCGTCCAAGATAGTCAAGTACATGTACAAGCGGGAGCTGGTGTTGTTATTGACTCGAACCCTAAATATGAGTACAAAGAGTCTTTAAAAAAGGCTATGGCTTTGTGGAAAGCAAAAGAGCAGAGTGAAAAAGAGCTGAGTGGAGGATGA
- the cysK gene encoding cysteine synthase A has translation MARVANSITELIGQTPIVKLNRLVEEDMADVYLKLEFMNPGSSVKDRIALAMIEDAEAKGVLKPGDTIIEPTSGNTGIGLAMVAAAKGYRAILTMPETMSIERRNLLRAYGAELVLTPGPEGMKGAVNKASELAKEHGYFIPQQFQNEANPEVHRKTTGKEIVEQFGDQLDAFVAGIGTGGTITGAGEVLKEAYPEIKLYAVEPADSPILSGGQPGPHKIQGIGANFIPGVLNTDLYDHIIPVKNEEAFDYARKVAKTEGVLVGISSGAAIFAALKVAKELGKGKKVLAIIPSNGERYLSTPLFQFEEQTQGQS, from the coding sequence ATGGCACGCGTAGCAAATTCAATTACGGAATTAATTGGTCAAACACCAATTGTTAAATTAAATCGTTTAGTTGAAGAAGATATGGCAGATGTATACTTAAAGTTAGAGTTTATGAACCCAGGAAGCAGCGTGAAAGATCGTATTGCGTTAGCAATGATTGAAGATGCGGAAGCTAAAGGTGTTTTAAAGCCTGGCGACACAATTATTGAACCTACAAGCGGTAACACAGGTATCGGTTTAGCGATGGTTGCAGCAGCAAAAGGATACCGTGCGATTTTAACAATGCCTGAAACAATGAGTATTGAACGTCGTAACCTACTTCGTGCATATGGAGCGGAGTTAGTCTTAACACCAGGACCTGAAGGAATGAAAGGAGCTGTTAATAAGGCTTCTGAATTAGCGAAAGAACATGGTTATTTTATTCCTCAACAGTTCCAAAATGAAGCAAACCCTGAAGTGCACCGTAAAACAACAGGTAAAGAAATCGTTGAACAATTTGGTGACCAACTTGATGCTTTTGTAGCTGGGATTGGAACAGGGGGAACGATTACAGGTGCTGGAGAAGTATTGAAAGAAGCTTACCCAGAGATCAAACTTTATGCTGTAGAACCAGCAGACTCACCAATTTTAAGTGGTGGTCAGCCAGGGCCTCATAAAATTCAAGGAATTGGTGCTAACTTTATACCAGGTGTGTTAAATACAGACCTATATGACCATATCATTCCTGTGAAAAATGAAGAAGCATTTGACTATGCTCGAAAAGTAGCTAAAACTGAAGGTGTATTAGTCGGAATTTCTTCAGGTGCAGCAATTTTTGCAGCATTAAAAGTAGCAAAAGAATTAGGAAAAGGTAAGAAAGTGTTAGCCATTATTCCAAGTAATGGTGAGCGCTATTTAAGCACACCATTATTCCAATTTGAGGAGCAAACACAAGGTCAGTCTTGA
- the pabA gene encoding aminodeoxychorismate/anthranilate synthase component II: MILMIDNYDSFTFNLVQYLGELGHELVVKRNDEITIEEIENLNPDFLMISPGPCSPNEAGISLEAIKYFAGKIPIFGVCLGHQSIGQAFGGNVIRADKLMHGKTSEMHHDGKTIFEGLDNPFTATRYHSLIVETESLPDCFEVSAWTDENEIMAIRHKTMPIEGVQFHPESIMTSYGREMLGNFINTYQKKGV, from the coding sequence ATGATTTTAATGATTGATAACTACGATTCATTTACATTTAATTTAGTACAGTATTTAGGTGAGCTAGGTCATGAGTTAGTGGTCAAGCGTAATGATGAAATTACAATTGAGGAGATTGAAAATCTTAACCCTGACTTTTTAATGATTTCTCCAGGACCATGTAGTCCCAACGAAGCGGGTATTAGCTTGGAAGCAATTAAATATTTTGCTGGTAAAATTCCGATTTTTGGGGTTTGTCTTGGACATCAGTCCATTGGTCAAGCGTTTGGTGGAAATGTTATTAGAGCTGATAAACTTATGCATGGTAAAACGTCCGAAATGCACCATGATGGAAAAACAATCTTTGAAGGGTTGGATAATCCTTTTACAGCTACTCGCTATCACTCTTTAATTGTAGAGACCGAATCGCTACCTGACTGCTTTGAGGTGTCAGCATGGACAGATGAAAATGAGATTATGGCTATTCGTCATAAAACTATGCCAATTGAGGGTGTCCAATTTCACCCTGAATCCATTATGACTTCATATGGTCGAGAAATGCTGGGGAATTTTATTAATACGTATCAAAAAAAGGGCGTGTAA
- the tilS gene encoding tRNA lysidine(34) synthetase TilS, whose amino-acid sequence MERETTEFIDKHNLLPTNATVLVGVSGGPDSLALLHFLHKEQMHRNLHLVALHVDHMFRGEESRRDLEYVQAYCRDAGITFEGVSIDVTAYQKKNKVSAQVAARECRYTFFEEMMNKYGAEVLALAHHGDDQVETILMRLARGSTMKGYGGMEVKRPYATGSLVRPFLSVTKEQILLYCRKFNLNPRIDPTNEKDTYTRNRIRQYILPFLKDEYHDIHEKFQAFSENLYEDQVYLEELTTQEMNKVIKQQRQGYLLMSRGSFLNISKPLQRRGIQLILNYLYKKIPSDLSSVHINNLLRFLEADKPSGVLHFPNKLTISRSYDDCMFTFEFTQSIPAYEYDIPIPGVIQLPNGHSLTASIHNGEYDKQDADIFLVDDSKVRFPIRVRTRKPGDKIQLKGMKGHKKVKDIFIDEKVPLEKRNAWPIVEDSNGTILWLPKLKKSAYELHTHKLRYVILYYK is encoded by the coding sequence ATGGAAAGGGAAACAACAGAATTTATTGATAAACATAACCTTTTACCAACTAATGCAACGGTCTTAGTTGGTGTTTCTGGAGGTCCAGACTCCTTAGCATTGCTTCATTTTTTACATAAGGAGCAGATGCACAGAAATTTACACCTAGTGGCGCTGCACGTTGACCATATGTTTCGAGGAGAAGAGTCTAGACGTGACTTAGAATACGTGCAAGCTTATTGCAGAGATGCAGGTATTACTTTTGAAGGTGTTAGTATCGATGTAACAGCTTATCAAAAAAAGAACAAAGTATCTGCTCAAGTAGCAGCTAGAGAATGTCGATATACGTTCTTTGAAGAAATGATGAATAAGTACGGTGCAGAGGTACTAGCTTTAGCTCATCACGGAGATGATCAAGTAGAAACCATACTTATGAGGTTAGCGCGAGGTAGTACGATGAAAGGGTATGGAGGTATGGAGGTAAAGCGTCCTTATGCCACAGGGTCTCTCGTTCGCCCTTTTTTATCTGTTACAAAAGAACAAATTTTATTATATTGCAGGAAATTTAACTTAAATCCTAGAATAGACCCTACTAACGAGAAGGATACATATACTCGTAATCGCATTAGGCAATATATATTACCTTTTTTAAAGGATGAATATCACGATATACATGAAAAATTTCAGGCTTTTAGTGAAAACTTATATGAAGATCAAGTCTATTTAGAGGAATTAACAACACAAGAAATGAATAAGGTAATTAAACAGCAAAGACAAGGGTATCTTTTAATGAGTCGAGGGTCTTTCCTTAATATAAGCAAACCTTTACAAAGGCGTGGGATTCAACTAATATTAAACTATCTCTATAAAAAAATCCCTTCAGATCTTTCCTCAGTTCATATTAATAATTTATTGAGGTTTTTAGAAGCTGATAAACCTTCTGGTGTGCTTCACTTTCCAAATAAGCTGACAATTTCTCGTTCGTATGACGACTGTATGTTCACTTTTGAATTTACGCAGTCTATTCCAGCATATGAATATGATATTCCCATTCCAGGGGTTATTCAGCTGCCGAATGGTCATTCCCTTACTGCTAGCATACATAATGGAGAATATGATAAGCAAGACGCTGACATCTTTTTAGTAGATGATAGTAAGGTTAGGTTTCCGATTCGGGTTCGAACGCGAAAACCAGGAGATAAAATTCAATTAAAAGGCATGAAGGGGCATAAAAAGGTAAAGGATATCTTTATTGATGAAAAAGTGCCTTTAGAGAAAAGAAATGCGTGGCCTATTGTAGAAGATAGTAATGGTACAATTTTATGGCTGCCAAAATTAAAAAAATCTGCTTATGAATTACACACTCATAAGTTAAGATATGTTATTTTATACTATAAGTAG